In one window of Halocatena salina DNA:
- a CDS encoding ABC transporter permease — MSTLTIAKKDFRDGIRSRALFVVTGLFTMFTAVLTYFYIEYGATADGSSQATAVINSLSDPVSIFLPLLGTMLGYKAVVGERESGSLKFLLGLPYTRRDVVFGKLLGCASIVAVTVLVGIIIAGIIIAVRVGTLPIAAYTRFTGTMIVLGIVFVAVAIAFSAVTSSTTVATWGAVGLVILFTFLWDTVLLVVKGFVVTDIDRSPPEWFFLFKRLNPRNAFDAALGGASGPTPFYLELWFGIVIFGVWLVVPLGLAYLRFQREDLA; from the coding sequence ATGAGCACGCTGACGATCGCCAAGAAAGACTTTCGGGACGGGATTCGTTCACGGGCCCTGTTCGTCGTGACGGGGCTGTTCACGATGTTTACCGCGGTCCTGACGTACTTCTACATCGAATACGGAGCAACAGCCGATGGGAGCTCGCAAGCGACGGCAGTCATCAATTCGCTGAGCGATCCAGTGAGTATCTTCCTACCGCTCCTGGGAACGATGTTGGGCTACAAGGCGGTCGTGGGTGAGCGCGAGTCAGGGAGTCTAAAATTCCTTCTCGGACTTCCCTATACGCGCCGAGATGTGGTGTTCGGGAAACTTCTCGGCTGCGCGAGCATCGTCGCGGTGACGGTGCTCGTTGGGATCATCATCGCCGGGATCATCATCGCTGTACGGGTCGGGACGCTTCCGATCGCTGCGTACACCCGCTTCACGGGCACGATGATCGTGCTCGGGATCGTATTCGTGGCGGTTGCGATCGCGTTTTCAGCAGTGACGTCCTCGACGACGGTAGCGACGTGGGGGGCGGTTGGATTGGTGATCCTATTCACGTTTCTGTGGGACACGGTTCTCCTGGTCGTGAAAGGCTTCGTTGTCACCGACATCGACCGCTCCCCACCTGAGTGGTTTTTCCTCTTCAAGCGCCTCAACCCACGGAATGCTTTCGATGCGGCGTTGGGTGGGGCCAGTGGCCCGACTCCATTCTATCTCGAGCTATGGTTTGGGATCGTAATTTTCGGAGTCTGGCTGGTGGTGCCGCTTGGGCTTGCGTATCTGCGGTTTCAGCGGGAGGATCTTGCATGA
- a CDS encoding cupin domain-containing protein — protein MEKVNLAEAFASFNEQWAPKLVGELNGQAVKLAKVEGEFDWHYHDDADELFLVTAGEVQIELRDEPDVTLQEGEFAIVPSGVEHRPTADSEAEIMLFEPIETRNTGNVETERTRTELEQIEDSL, from the coding sequence ATGGAGAAAGTCAACCTCGCAGAGGCGTTTGCCTCATTCAACGAGCAGTGGGCCCCGAAGCTGGTAGGCGAACTCAATGGTCAAGCGGTCAAACTCGCCAAGGTCGAAGGGGAGTTCGACTGGCACTATCATGACGATGCTGATGAACTGTTTCTCGTGACAGCAGGTGAGGTTCAGATCGAGCTTCGAGATGAGCCGGATGTGACACTCCAGGAGGGTGAGTTCGCGATCGTCCCATCTGGGGTTGAACATCGTCCAACGGCTGACAGTGAGGCCGAAATCATGCTGTTCGAACCGATCGAAACCCGTAACACGGGCAACGTCGAAACCGAGCGAACACGAACGGAGCTCGAACAAATCGAGGACTCTCTCTGA